The Tenrec ecaudatus isolate mTenEca1 chromosome 13, mTenEca1.hap1, whole genome shotgun sequence genome segment TCTCCTAAGTCAAAGTTATTCCCCACGATCCCCCCCCCAGAGaataatgccaattttaaggtgctaCTTGCAAGCACATGGGTGCTACTATATacgcttgaaggtcaactgcatTTGTTCCCCTGAAGAGCTCAGACACCCAAGGTCAAACAGCTCAGACGACCAAGGTGAGGCTGCCATCTTGTTATGTATGTGCCTCCCTGTCATGTGCCTGCCCCTAGTGCCTCCCTTCCTACGGTGTGCACACACCCTCGCTCGTCCCCTCCTGTCACGGTTGTGCctgttgtacagccccttcctatgACGTGTGTGCTCACCGGACTTGCATGCGCGAGATTATATAAGTTCGTCAGAGAATGCATGACTCATCAGGTCCCAGTCTTCATTGGAAGAGGGGAGCCCTTTAATGTACCCCTCAATCACACAACCATATCCTAGGACCCATCTGGATGTGGGGATGGATCCCCTGGCCTGAGAGCTGCCTGCACATCAGGTGCCAGGAGGGTGCCCACTTGCTCTTGTAAGGACACCACTGGAGCCACCAGCTGGTTACTGTCATAAACCAGTCTGAGATCTACCCAATTCTTCACTGTGAGATAAGCACTCCACCCCAACTCCTTCCAGGTCCAAGGCACTCTGCCTCTGGGTCACCTTCTTGAGACTTCCGTACGGCCCTTCCCCTACCGGCCAGCCCTGCAGGATGTATGCCCATTAGTTCCATGTGAATGCGTGAACCCATCAAGACCCACACAACTTCTCACCTGGTCCCCATAAGCCCTGTCCTGACAGACTAGGGGCCACATGCATCCCGGGTTATaatatggtacatacacacaccccccaCAAGGCTTCTCCACCGGGCAACTcctccccacgccccaccccctTAACACTTATCAGGGAACTGTCCACAGATTGTCATCACCTCTAGTGGGGCCCTGACACCCCCAACACCCCAGGACCCTACTCTTCCCCCAAATCTCAACAGGGGATCCCACCCTCCTCTCTGCTGCAACATGGCCATTCCCAACAGTTTCCCAAATGATACGTCCAAACATTGTTCCAAAAAATACTTTATTTATTAAACAATATATCCATGATCTATAACATGTTCCAAAAATACAATATACATCTTTACATGATTTCATAAAAAGATTTACAATATTCTCTCTCATTTACAAAGGGAACATAGATCATTCCTTGCAAATAAACAGGACATTCACATCAAAGCTGTCACTTTGGATAAGATGTAGAGCTGACACCACAACACGGAAAAAGAACACACTTAGTGAGAATGCTCTTCTTGTCCCCCCCGCCACCCTCACCCCCCTTTCCTCTCAGCACCGGCCAGAGACCAGCACTTAGCACGGACATCCAGGAAGGCCCTCTCCAGTGCCCAGGACTGAGCATGGCCTGACCCCCAGCACCCCCACCCGTGCCCACAGGAGCTGCTGTGCAGACACCTTACTGATGAAGaggggagtgggggctggagctcCGGGGCAGTGCTAGGCTACTGTCTACCCAGAAAGTCTATCTGTCTACCCAGAAAGTCTCCTGTGACCTGGCCCAGGGCCTTCTGGGGACAGCCGGCTATAGCCTCTGGGCTATGCACTTCCTCCTGCTGGCAGACCCTTGGGTACCAGGGCCTCGGTCCCACAGTGCGGACCGCCAGGCAGTTCTTAGTCTGGGTACCTGTTCTTTGCTCACAGGAACCTTTGGCTCAGGCAGCACCAGAGCCTCTGTGGGGGCAGTGCAGCTGCCCCTCAGCCTCTGCAGAGTCCCGGCCAGGCGACCCCTGGGCAGTGGCCTCACAGGACACGCTCCGTCACTCACTCTGCAACAGTTGAACACCCGGAAAGGCATGCACTTGGGCACTAAAATGTTCTAGGGAGTTGCACCTCCCTTCTGCTTCTCTGTGCTTCTCCAAAGTGAGATGTGTATTGTTCAGTGATATTATTCTAACTGTCAGTCAACATTATAAACAGAAACAGAACCACAAAATGTCAGTACACGAgccacgggggtggggtgggggcaggggtgtgcACACGCACACAACACTGCCTTGTCCACACAGGGTATGCAGGACCACTGGGCAGAGGCCACAACCGAGGGTCTACAGGGGGTGGGCAGGCCGTCAGCTCAGAGGAACACAAACAGCAGCTTAGCTTCTAAGAGACCACCAGGCATTGTCCTGCAAAAGCCTACTGTGCTCACCAGCCCTGCACACACAGGGGCAAAGGGAAGGCCACACCAGTGGACACAGCCTAGGCCGGGATGCTGGCAACTCATCCAGCAGGCCATCGGTCCACAGGGTGCTGGCTCCATCGGCCTGGAACCGGCCAGCACAACCCTGCTCTCCAGAGGCAGAGGGTTCCTGGGAACCCACTCCCTCAACCACAGCCACTCAGCCAGGAAggtgcccacctgcctgccctcagcTCCACCCCTGCTTCCACATCAGCAGAGATCAGGGCTGTCTCCAGGTCCCGGGAGCCAACGGCCCACTGTCCCCTCCTGGGACATGGCCTCCCTGTGGCCAGGGCACAGCACTCTCTTGGGGAGGACGCAGCCTCTCATGTGCGTCTCCATGTGGCATCTCTGGGTTCCTCAGAGAGAAGCTGCACCCGCAGGGTCCGCCAAGCACCTTGGGCCTGTCGAGAGGCCCCCGGGTGGAAGCCGCTGCTTCACCATGAACACACAGCCAATTGACCCCAGGCCAAATGCTGAGGGTCCCTGCCACTGGGACAGCCTCCTCAGTCATTTCTCTCCACAGCAGAAGCATCCCGGCTCCCAGGCACATGGAGCCAGGTCTGGGGCACAGCTCCAGGGACAGCCCAGGGACAAGGTGGGGCTGGGCCCCAGAACACAGGGGTCTACAGTCCATGTTGCAAAGTCAGGAGGCAGGCACCTCCACCACATGCACgtcagagagagggaggtggggcccTGGCAGCTCTGGAAGACCCAGAAGCCCTCAGCAGCACACGGGCCGCAGTATATCTACGTGCAAACAGGTCTCTGCTGGCTCCCTGCATGTCCTCAAGCGCCGGGCCACTAAGTTCTCAGGGACCAGTGGGAACAAGGTGGCTTCCAGGTGAGGGGCAATCTTGTCACAGGAGAGGAGGGAAAAGCAGATGCTCTCTGCCGACCGGGACCTCCCCTGCCTCATTTCTTCTTCCGCTTCTCCTGCATGCACCGTGGGCAGAACCTGTGAGGGGGCACAGCACTCAGCCCCTGAGAAGCCCCCACGCCACCTCCCATTCTATCCacacccagcccccaagcccagctCCGAGACCGGGGGAGAGCGGGACAGAGGCTGCGAGAGAAGACAGACAGGCAGCTGCTAGGCCCCAAACTGACCATTTTCCTTTGGGCTTGGTGGTCAGATCCACGCAGGCAAAGTGGAACCACTCAATGGGACACTGCAGAGGGCAGGACGCAGGGCAGTTAGTGGACAGAGGCCCTCCTTCTgggcctccccccgcccccatcagcGGCACTCACATCGGGGTTGTCACAGCCGATCATCTCTCCGTAGGACACCTGGTGGCACAGGCAGTAGGTGGGCTCATTGGGGTCCACGGGCATGTCCAGCACGTCCGAGGGGTGCACAGACAGAACGGTGTCAGCAAACTCAGACCTGCAGGGCAGACCGGCCATCACAGGCGCTCTCAAGGGGCCTGGCCCAAACCACAAGCCCCGTCCAGGACTGCCCAGGGGGAGAGCACGTGTCTGACAGACAGACTGAGGAACGTCAGACAGATTGATGCTGGGGACTCTCACCATACAGTGACCACAGCAGTGACCCCCCCCACGTCCCATGGAGCTCAGAATGTCACACCCGGGAgctcagcacagcaggacagccagCCCTCCACTTGCCCAGTCTCCACCTTCTCCCCACCGCGCCCTTGACCTGGAGCCCAGAGAAGCAAGGCTACCCGTCACCCCACCTTGGGGAGATTGGGGGGAGATGGGCTGCAGCGTCTGTGCTGCAGCAAGCACACGAGGAAACGTGTCTTGTCCGCGTGAACTCCCTGGTGCACGCCACCTTCCCGAGCAGGCCCTGGAGCCGGCCCCCAGTGGGAGCTGTGCTACGAGCCGGGTGCCCAGCAGGGGCAGCAGGCCAACCTCGGGCTGCAGCAGACCAGCCGTCCTCGCTCCTGACCATAGCGGTGCCCCTTGGCCAGTTGTCCAGGGTCCCTGTGGGACCACTTACCCGCCTTTGtgcttctttttctttggtgtgTCCTCTTCAGAAGTCCTCCTGCCCCGCCCACGGGAACCCCGCTTCTCCTTCTGGCTGCGCCCCTCTGAGAATCAGTGAAGACCAACATGTGTCACCAGGTGGCTGGCGCGGTGATGGCGTTTGCCGTCACGCCCTGCTTTGTATCCCAGGCAAACCTCTGCGCAAGCCCACCAACCACAGACGCGACCCAGAGGAAGAGGCACCAACTTGCTTTTTAAGGCCCGGCCCGCAGAGCCCTCCAAGTCGCTGCCCCCTAGCTTGTCCTTGAGGTCAGCCTCAAAGCGCGCCAGGTCCGCATCCAGCCTGCGGATATGTTTGTCCACCTGCACAGGGCAGAAGGCACCAGAGTGCCGGGCACAGGGACAAAGCCTCAGGCCAGTATGACGACGCTGCACTGAGGACACATACAGGACAAGGAACCGCAGAGGCCAGGTCTCGTGAGTGACCGAGTGAGACAGACCGCCAGACCCACACCCACGGCTGCAGCACCGTTGCTACTCAGGAAGGTAGGAAACTGCAGACTCCACTGCCGTCCACAGGGCAGGAGCCTGCTGTATGCTGTCCACAAGAACGACCGGGCAACACCGCCACCAGCGAGGCACCCAAGCCCCACATGCAGCAAAGCGTCGTGCAGGAAGGGTCCTCTGGGTGGGATCTAACTTTAGGAAGCTCATCAGGCCCTGCATCTGCCCCCACTTCCCCGATCTACAACCCCATGCCCTACCTTTCCTACCCCACCTGCCCCCACCGTGGAGCCCCTCACCATCTCCTAGGTCTGCTCCCCCACCATCTCATAGGTCTGCCCCCCGGACCCCCCATCGCTATCTCTTAGgtctgcccacccacccccatgccccTCGCCATCTAGTAGGTCTGACCCCCCCCGCCCCTCACCATCTCGTAGGTCTGCATAGCCAGCTGCACCTTGTCGTCACTGTACTCGCGGCACTTGCTGTAGGCGCTCTGGATCCTGTGCAGATGCTCCACACGCTGGTCCGGGGAAAGGACCTTCACCCGGGAGAGGTACTCGGCTGCCAGCAAGTCGATCTCCGCCTTCTTATCTGCAGGAGCCATGGATGCCAGCCCCATGAAGCCATCGCAGACCCCGCCTCCAGAAAGATCAGCCTGCCCCCGCCCCTAGCACTTTTGGCTCCAAGGACAAACCagcctgtcccccaccccaccaggacCCAACTCCACAGACAGACCAGCCTGCCCACTGTCCACCACCTGTCCCAGACACCATGACCAGCGGGCCACCAGGCCTGCCCTGTGAATGACCAGCTGTGTGCTCTCTCCCAATAAGGCAGCCCCACCCACAGGCGAGTAGTCAAGAGTGGAGATGAGAGGACAGGCCCCGCCCAGGAAGCTACCTGCCACCTTCCTCCAGAAAGAATGACAGcagcaagggctcatgagaggggGCAGCAGCactgggcccaggcctgggaccgtgGAGGGTGGGCATGCTGAAGACAGGCCTCCATCCCCGCCCCTTTACCCCCAGAGCAAGAGCAGTGCGGGCACTGCCCCCATCCTCTAGAAAAGCCTTGCTTCTGAGCAGCGCTGACACTCACCTGGTCTCAGTCAAGCTGCAGCGCCAAAATGCACAGGGCCCAGGCGTATGCCCTCACAGAGCCCGTGCCCACACGCCACAGCACCCAGCACCCACGCCAGAAAGCCTCAAGCACAGGCAGGTGGAGAGCCAGAGTGGCTCCCCTGCACACATGGGCCCTAGAAGGCACGTGCCAGGAAATGTGCCGTCTGGAatctccaaaggactgacctacCAGGAGGCCGGATACCACCCAGCAGCCCGTGCCAGCAGATGTAGTCGTTTGCTCCCGGAAAGACACACAGCCTTAgaaccctggggagcagaggGTCACCGTGGAATAAAGGTTCCCCTAGGAGAGCCTCCTCTTGGCCATGTCTGCAGgtgggcccctcagacctcttggGCAGCTGTTACAGCACTCTTACTGCTCCACCAGTAAGGGTCCAGGGGCCTCAGCTGATTGACTCAGAGCCACCTCCTGCCATGTCTTGGTTCAACTAGCTCTCACACTCTGGGAGTCAGGCCTGTCTGTCTGAAAGACCAATGAGAGGGCTGGATCAAGCCACTCCACGGAGTTCAAAGTGCACCACAGCCAAGAGGGGGCTGCTCCTCCAGCACCGAGAAAACACACCTGGGAGCACCaggtgggagccccagacctcccATGTCACCCTAAGAACGGCTTTTCCTGAGCTCTGTGTTCCTTCTACTGAACAATCAAACCTGCAAGGGAAGGGGGGGGCGCGGTCACCATCGCCACTGTTAGGGCCTTCCAATTCGTCTCCGGCTCATGACCCCACTTACAACCTCACAGTCACGGCtacgtgagcccattgctgcagcctgtCGAgcgtctccttgagggtcttcctctgtcgcTGATCCTCTCTCCTGCCAGCAGGTCCAAAGCCcatgcttcgaaggagcattcaagCAGTACTTCTTCCAGGTCAGCTTTGCTCATCCCTCTGGGAGTTGCcggcaccgtcattcaaatgtaCTGGCCAGTCTGCCGTCCAGTTCACCATTCACAGAGGTGATGGAAACCCCCCGGCTCGGGTTGGGTGTGCGTTAATGCCATCCTCACTTGGGAGCACCGAACAAGGTCTCTGTGGGCGGCTTGCCCAGTGCACGTCCTTGGCTCTCTGCACTGCTGCTTTCCTGAGAGCCAACTGAGGacccaggtaaaatgaaatcccagGCAACTGTGATCTTTTTCCACCTGTCACGTTGTATCGGTCCGTGGCGAGGATTCGGGGTtccttactttgagttgtaatgtTGGCGGCGGCGGCGACCTCTGCTTtgcatcagccagtgcttccagCCCTCACTTGGCAGCAGGGCCGTCACCTGTACATCACGGTTGCTAAGGAGCCTACCTTCACTGCTGATGCCGCAGTCGGCTCAGAGTCCAGCTTCgcgggtgatttgctcagcatacagaccaaACCTCCAGGGTGAGAGTGTACAACCAACTCTCCATTCCTGCTTTTAAAGCAGTGACCCTGGTTCTCTTGGTCCACATACGGGCTCCACGTGAGCACAGGAAGAGTTCTGAGGTCCTCATTCTCCCCAGTGGTACTGTTTGTGGCCCAGTGGCATGCCTGAGGGCAGTCAGTGGCCAGTACTCTACTTTTCACCAAGATCCATCGCAGTCAGCCACGGCAGCCCTCacgccatgtcctcttctgaacccggtTTGAACTGTGGGCAGCTTCCCGTCAATGGACTCCTGCAACCGTTTTCAATTACTTTCAGGAACCCTCAAGTGATATGAAGGACATCTCGGGCCAGTGGGCCCCACATTCAGTTTAGCACAGACCTGTATcttttccagtcagctggccagctGGGCGGTCCTCCCCTTTCCTCAGTGTAGCCGAGGGAAGCCCCCCGCCCCTCCATCTGCTGAGATGTCTCCGTTGGGATGCCGTCAAAACTACTGGAGCCTCTTCCacgtgctttcagtgcagcctggccttctcccttcagcaccactggctcTTGATCCTCTGCCAAAATCTGGAATTGGCTGACCACCAGAGACTGCATTCTCCCATCCTCttgggatgcttcctgcatccttcagggTTCGGACCACTGAATCCTTCCATCTTCAAACACGAGTCTTGagtttttctttatttccctATTGCCTTTCTGACTCCACTGGAAGGAATCCGTGCAGACCCTCCCATCTGCAGCAGTGGTTCAGACGTGGACCCCCAGCTGGAGGCTAGTTTCAGAGGAGGGGCCGGCTCACGAGAACTACACCCTCGGCTGGTGCAGCCTGGCACTCAGGGCAGGGAACgcacagagaaaaatctcaagccGAGGGGAAACCAAGGGTGGAGCCGCAACGGAAAGCTGTCCTCTTGCAACAGGAGAGGAGCCACAGGGCAGCGGGTCaacgctgggctgccaaccaaaaggctggtggttcaagcccaccagccgccaAACAGGGAAGGGAACGCCaaggcaatctgctcctgtaaggcttcaaagccttggaaactctcagggCAGGTCTGGTCTCTCCCAGACTCAACACAAAAGGCTGTTCTCTGGGTTTGGAACAGGCAGTGAGACACCAAGAGGCAGGAGGGACCACTCAGGATCTTAAGCTATGCTTACGGCTTAAAGCTGGAAATGTTCcttaaaggaaagagagaaagaataaaCATATTTTGACAAGAAATGccagtggagggacagcaaaggTTTGTGCTAAGAATTCAGAAACAAATCCAATTGAGAACCTATCAGCACCCTCCCGCGCCACTGCCCACTCAGTGCCTGCAATCCGAgcgccccccacctcccaccccaggcCCTCTCACATCCTCATCAGTTAGAAGTTCCTAACAgcccacctccccaccacccccaaactCTGGACATGTGGCTGGCCAGCCCCCACCTTCGGTCCTCTGGTCCAGCTCCCGCATCAGCTGAAAGTTCCTCTGAAGCTCACAGGGCAGGCTTTCGATACCTGGAACAGAAAGCCAGGCTCCCTGTGAGCTCAGCAGCAGATCCATCTGCTGAAGCCCACACAGATGGCGACCCATGCCTCTGCTTGCTGTTGAACGGGCACACAGGACAGGGTCAGATGGGGCCAGCCtgaacccccacccctgcccagctgCAAAGCAACTTAACACCAGTAGCTGCCCAGTATAGCCAGTGGGCTTCTCTGCTCGGGGCCAATGCGCCTATAGGCCTGCACACCCTCTCCACCCTAGTGTCTCTGTTCCTCTCCGCCCCACAGCCCTGGACAACCCCTTGGCCCCATGCACGTCCCTCTCTTCCACCCTCCATACCCTAGGCCCCTCCTCTCTGCTGTAGGGCACCTGACTGCCCTGCTGCAAGTCAGGCTCTCTACCTGCTGTGACTCCCTAAATCCCTGCCAGTGGCATCGAGCTCCGAAGCTATGCTGGCTTCCCTCTTGCCCCCGCCCAGCGTCCTGAGTGGCCGCTGTATTCTAAGCAGATGTCAGGGTGCTCCTGGGCCACAGTCAACTCCATAACTGTCTTTGGTAATGATGGGGGCCACCACCTCCCCTCACCAGGCTTTCTACCCAAGCATCCACTGTTCCCGCTGGGCCAGACAACAGTGGTGTGATCTGGGCACACCCTCTCAGGGAGCCAACCCAGTGCTCATGGGTATGTCTGGCCTGCGGCTTACTGGGGTCCCTGAGCCCTAGGGCATCACAATTGTAGTCTGTCCAGCCCACCTGGAGGGCCACCGGCTCCAAGTGCCCTCAACCCCACAGCCACTGGGTTCACACACAGGTGCAGCTAACTGTGGAGTCTccagcctctctgagcctcaattCCCCTCTGTTAAACGGAGGTGATCTCCCAGGAAGGTCCCCGGAAGCACCTGCCACTTCACGTAAGGGGGCAGCAGAGGCCCCTAACCACCGCGCGGCGGAAAGTCGTGCAAAGCTGAAGCCTGGTGGTCCCGGCTCCACTGGGCACATCAAATATGGGGGGCAGGTGCTGAGAAGAGGTCCCGGTTAAGAGTGCATGGGGGTATAGCTCCAAAGGCTCCCGGGGTGCCACCATCACCTCAATGGCAGGAACTGCCACGGATCAGGTGGGGTCCTTCTGGCCCCACCCCACCAGGTAGGCCCCGCCCACCTGGTCATCCGACCTCTCGGGCCTCGCTGGTCTTGGCCCCACCCCTCTCTGCAGGACCTGCTCATCAGGCCAGAGGGTCCAGCCCGGCCCACCTGGCCGCAAGGCTCAGGCCCCGCCCGCCCCGCTGCACCCACAGCCCGAGCTCCGCCCACAGTGAGACCCTCCGTCCTCCTtgccggccccgcccccggccccgccccgccgcccGTGACGCACCTGGAATTCGCGCGGACCCGCCgcggccgcccgcccgccctccccgcgccccgcccccgccgcccgtcCCCCGTCGCCCCGGCCTCCCGGCCCCAGCCCCCCGGCCAACCCCGCGAGAGGCCCGCCGAGCGTGAGAGCCTAGAGGCCACGGCGCCGCGCAGCCAGGCGGGCCGGGGCGGCGGGCCACGCGCTTACTGTCCAGGTAGTGCTCCAAGTACATGGCCGTCGCCATCTTCGCCGCGCCGCTCTCGGCTctgcgcgggcgggcgggcgggacgGCGTGAGGGGCGGGGCGCGCCGCGATTCACTATTCATGAGCCCGCGTGCTGATTGGCGCGCGCGGAGGGGCGGAGCGAGGGGGGGCCAGCCCTGACTTCCGCTGGAGGCGCCGGCTTGCTACCCCATAACTCGGCGACTCTAGGGTCTGTGGGGTGTGGGTTGCCGGGGTAGGGGGCTCTGGGGGTGCGGAGACAGCTATGGGCCGGAAATTCAGGGCACTACGCGAGGTTCGTGGGGGATGCGGGGACAGGGTGGGTGAGGCCAGGGCAACACGTGCACCTCTTCGCGTGCGCTTGGCTCACGGAGCCCACCCTGCGCCCTTCCCTCTTCTCCGCCATTCTTCCTACCTCTCTCCTCTGTCCCCGATCTGCGTAATCCCAGGTGCTCGGGGCTACACTGTCCCTGACTAGCCCCCTCTCCGCCATCACCACACTAGCTACTGACCCCCATCCTAATGATGATCTGGCAGGTACCTGCACGTTCCCACCTCTGCCCCTCACCGGACGTCCGGGGTGTGGTGCAGTAAGCTGTACTGCTCCAATGTAGCCAGGTGTTCGAGAGGTGAGACCGCTCTCGGAAGTTTAGTTAACGCCGGGATTCAGGGTCCTTTCCTGGTTCTTCATTTTATCATGCCATCATGGCTGCAACTCATCCGGGCCACGTTCTATAACCCACCTCACTGGGATCCAGCAGGGCTACCCCCAGTCCAGCGCCATGGGAGCAGCAAGCTGCCTCCAGCCTGTTCTCCAGAGCTCTCCTGTGTAGAGGACCCTTAGCGTCTGTAGGGACTGCTGACCACTGGGTGAAATATCTGAGAACTAGGCCACCTCTCCCATCTCgcctcccccagcccagcccctgtGTGTAACTCAGATCCCAGGGTTGCTGGCTGTGTAAATCATCCAGCAGACCAGACCGCTGACAATTCCACTACTCAAAGCTTGTGTTTAGAGCTACTTTCACCTGTTAACTCCCCCTCAAACCACAGGCAAATACTGATGACCAAAAAACCTGTTTGCTGATTTTCCACATCAGAAGTAGAGCCCAAACCAGAACTTACACAATTTTTCTGTCTGAAGACACAGGACTGTGTCCTGTTCACCTCAGAATCCAAACACGGGCGTTTGGAGTGCGCCCTTACAGTTCGTGTTTTACCAATGGTCACATATGACCCATCTCTCCATGACTTACATGTTTGACTTCCTACTTGACCGTGAACCAACATCCAGCCCTTAAACCTTAAGCAACCCAACCAAGTCCGGTTTGCTTGCTAGAATTAAATGTGCCACAATTTGTTTTGCAAACCCTTGGCAGAAATAGTTTGCAAATGTTCCCCCTGTGAACAAGCTTGCACACACAGCTGTCTGCCCCAGTCAGCTTTGTAGCTATCTGAAGCCTTGGTGATTGACACACCCATTTTAGTATTTCCCCCAGGGTTTCCAGTTCCAGCAGGGCTCAGAAAGGTGGTTCTTCTGCTTGTGAATTAATATAGATGGCTGGGGTAGCTGGAAGGCTGGTTCAACTGGGGGTGGGGACCAGATGACTCCACAGAGCCTCACACTGACAGCAAGCAGTCTCAGCTACTAGGACTCATTATGGCGAGTTAGGGCTTCCAGGGTTCCAAGAGACCCTCATCAACGCGCAAGACTCTTGTTTTTTATTAACTTTTTCATGTGAATTTGGTGCAGGTTTACAGAGAATATTATCAGTGTGGgacacagaaggatttctcccaagctgtctcccccaattaTATGCCAAACAGCTGTTTGCGAAAGACTattcacttggaggtcatcagaagtaggtcaggggttattctcccctagagctatcaaccatctagagcaagcaggcaccactgtttatcccacaacatgtaggacccactcccttctgataaggatagtagttgtctgtttccttgtaggagaccccagagaggtcagacccgcccaaggatgactacggctaggctgccatcttgaatctaggatccgcccatcttgtcacatgtacaccccaatccctcctcttcctattgcatgtatgtccctagaccaccccctctcattactgtattacctataagacaaccccttcctgtgatgtatgtcctcacctgtaattagggggcttgcatgtccccagagaagatacaaAGCCTGGGCCAGCATTaaaatctctctccctctccacgtggaccaccaagcaggggtaagcatgctaccatgaattgtgtctgactccatttatttcaatacttctatctttcatgct includes the following:
- the ING5 gene encoding inhibitor of growth protein 5 isoform X2 gives rise to the protein MATAMYLEHYLDSIESLPCELQRNFQLMRELDQRTEDKKAEIDLLAAEYLSRVKVLSPDQRVEHLHRIQSAYSKCREYSDDKVDKHIRRLDADLARFEADLKDKLGGSDLEGSAGRALKKGRSQKEKRGSRGRGRRTSEEDTPKKKKHKGGSEFADTVLSVHPSDVLDMPVDPNEPTYCLCHQVSYGEMIGCDNPDCPIEWFHFACVDLTTKPKGKWFCPRCMQEKRKKK
- the ING5 gene encoding inhibitor of growth protein 5 isoform X1, with protein sequence MATAMYLEHYLDSIESLPCELQRNFQLMRELDQRTEDKKAEIDLLAAEYLSRVKVLSPDQRVEHLHRIQSAYSKCREYSDDKVQLAMQTYEMVDKHIRRLDADLARFEADLKDKLGGSDLEGSAGRALKKGRSQKEKRGSRGRGRRTSEEDTPKKKKHKGGSEFADTVLSVHPSDVLDMPVDPNEPTYCLCHQVSYGEMIGCDNPDCPIEWFHFACVDLTTKPKGKWFCPRCMQEKRKKK